The window CATGCGAAATTTGAACTGATCCTTCTCCCGATGGACCGATCCTATGCGGCTCTGGGACAACGACAAAGCGAGACAAAGGAATGATCGCCGACCCGCCTATCACCAAAATCGCCTAGACCGTGACCCCGAGCGACGCCGGGATCCACCCTGCGGCCGATGTCCGCACTGCTCGGAAGTGATGTAGCGGCCTCGATTGGGACGAGAGGTTCTGGGCCTCATTTCACTTCCCTGACGAATCATTTGCCTGTCTAGGGTGTCGGTGGCTGAATGCCGGGTCgattgttttttcttttttgggtcCTCATAGGGTTTGACCCAGACGGACGGGTCTTTGGGATGACCATGTAACGTTGTCAGATGGTGCGATCGCCGTTGgtcggacgaggagggagagaaacTCGACAGGGACCGGGGACCAATTGATCATGTTACTGCAAGATTATTTCTCGTAGGGCCACAGGGCAGGACGTCAGTGAACGGCAGAACCCGCAGCCTGGACGCCTGACACGGGTGATGATTGGCGTGTCAGCAACGAACTAGTTGGCCCTGTCCCTGTCCCTGTCGACGCACAGCCCCAGACGGCTGCGCGGTCGGAattatttttattttatttttaaTTCCTATCCTTTTTGTCATTCACGAACTATGCAGAACTAGACCGAACTAACGCGGTAGGGCGGGCTATCATTGTTGAACAATGCTTCGTTCTAGGGTTATAATGCCCatttcccccccccctcaGGCTCCGAACTTGACAGGTGCCACCACTGACTCGATGAGTTGTCTGTGAAATCCTGATTGCCCCGTTGTATGTCTACCGGAAAGACACGGCGCTAAACTTCTCGTCAGAGTGGCATGCCCTCCCCGGACCTCTTTCCCAACATGCTGGCTATGGAGTCTACCAGATCGCGACCAGCGCAGCAGTATTTCCAGCAGATGGCAATGGACCCTAACCTGGTCGACGTCTTCGCCCATCCCATGGAGAGCGTTGTGCCCTACACTACCTCCTACTACGATACCCCGGCGATCTTCGCCGAGTCCGACCTCCACAAGATCTCTTCCATGCCCACTACTCCGCCTGCCGCGCAACCCTCAGAACCTTTCTCATCCGCCCCTTCTATCCCCAgcgcctcttcctccgccattGGCTCCCCATACTCCGGAACGGCTCAAGCCTTCCAGGACAACTGGGTGAACACCGGCTACGGCTTGGGCTTGCCCTCGGCCGTCATGAATGATCCCATGTCCAATGAGTACATGGGCAGTACTATCGATATGGACGGGTTTTACCAGGAGAAATTCCCGGACAATTTTGTTGTCGGTAAGTGATGCCGGTGGACAGCAGGGTCAATCTACCCCTAACCAAGTAAAATAGACCCTTCATTGATCCAGCCCGTGCAATCAGCCCCTGGATTTTCACCACCGCTCATCTCCTACCCCGAACAGCCCAACCCAACGTACTCGGCAGTGCCAAACAacttcctccctcactcGCCGGCCGGATCGTCGGTCCCCTACGGCGAGAATGTAGATCGGTTCTCTCCGCAATTACATCCCGAGCCGCGGCCGGGAATGCTGTCGGCGAGCTCTCACTCCCGGCCCGTGTCGGCCTATGACCGCCggtcctccatctcctccatccgCTCCCGGCACACACAGCAGAGCCCGGCTCTGAGTAGCCTCGAGCCAGACGAAGAGACTCGAGAAAAGGGCCAATGCCCGCACCCGGACTGCGGACGGGTCTTCAAAGACCTCAAGGCCCACATGCTCACACACCAGTCCGAACGGCCGGAAAAATGTCCGATCGTGAACTGCGATTATCACATCAAGGGCTTCGCCCGCAAATACGATAAGAACCGCCACACGCTGACCCACTACAAGGGCACGATGGTGTGCGGGTTCTGCCCGGGATCTGGTTCGTCCGTAGAGAAGAGCTTCAACCGGGCGGACGTGTTCAAGCGCCATCTGACCTCGGTGCACGGCGTGGAACAAACGCCGCCCAACTGCCGCAAGCGCAGCCCCACCGCGTCCACCAAGAAGGGCATGAACTACGGCAGCGATGCGACAGGCAAATGCTCGACCTGTTCCGCCACGTTCAGCAACGCCCAGGACTTCTACGAGCATCTGGACGACTGTGTCCTGCGCGTGGTGCAACAAGAGGAACCGTCCGAGGCCATCAACCAGCAGCGACTGGCCGAGGTCGCCGCGGAcgacgaggtgaagaagacgatggAGAAGCATCAGCTGGTCGACGCGGCAGGACCCGTCGACCACTCGGACGACAATTACGATCACGACGAAGATGACTCTCACGACTCCTCGAACTGGCGGGCTGGCCGAGGCGCCCTCAAGTCTTCCAAGGCAAACACCTCTGCTCCCTCGCGTCCTATTATCGGCAGCGGCAACGCCGTCTCCAAGCCATCATCGTCCAACACAAACACCAAAGGCGCGCGTACCGTACCGACACGTCGCCGCAACAACCGCGGCAATTACCCGCAGTCGTGGGGCTGCCCTAACGGCAGcatgaagaccaagaagcgcGTGCTCTGCGTCTTTGACGGCCAGCGTCGTCTATGGAAAGATGAGATGATGCTCAACAACGACTTCGAGGTGCGCCTCCGTCTCcccggcggcgctggtgacGGTACAAACCGCGACGCCTACGTCACGGACTTGGATATGGAGACGATGAAGCGCGCCGAGGGCCTCCTCGACGCCACGGATGATGAGCGGGGCCCCTGGTTTGAGGGCCCCGAGGCCCACATGATGGGCCAGCCGGCGATGCTCCTGCCGGAGCTGGGCGCGCACGATGACGAGATCTCCATCCATGACTTGATGGGCTGATACATTTTGTTTCTTttattttgatttctcctttcttttgGGTTTCTTTCCGTATAGCAGCGGCGTTCGGATGAGCGAATTCTGACTGACTGAATACGGGATGATTGATGGATGATACCTTTTTCatgattttgtttttcaCTATTAGCCATACACCTACCAATATGTATAATGCATCTCCTTCTGGCAAGGATTATCAATTGAGACTTCCAAGTTGTTCATGTTCGTGGCATGATGTAAATTTCCTTCGTGAGGGTTTGTTTATACATCGGATAGCGATCTGCCGCCGATCCCCGCCCTCATCTTACCTTCCGCATCTCCTTCAACATCAGCCATGCAATTGGGCCTGTCCGAGAATCTCTCTGCCCTAGTGGCCCGGCGCTTCATTGCAGCCAAAGAGGGTGGCCATCTAGTCTTCTCCTCAACCCATCTGTCCACAATTAATGCCGCAGGGATATCAGTATGTCTATCTATGTATCTGGCATTGACCCCAGCTGCCACCGGACCTTCAACTAACATGACCGGCCACCACCCAGTACCAACTCCGCTACTGCCCAGCCCTCGCAAAGAAACCCACCAATTCCGCCGCAAAGCCCTCCGCAGGCTCCAACCCCAAACCCCCGAAACCGGACCCCTTTGCAGACCCATCCCCGGATCTGCTGGTAGCGCAGTTCCCGCCCTCTCGGCCAACGCACGCGCTCGTGCTGAACAAGTTCCCTGTTATTCCGGACCATTTCATTCTCGCCACAACAGAATGGCGATCCCAGACAGATCTGCTGGACAAAGACGACCTCGAGGCGACATATGAGTGTTTGCGGGCGTGGCCTGCTCAAAACCACAACCCCGAGGGGAGGTTATTTGCCTTTTTCAACTCTGGAGATGAGAGCGGGGCCAGTCAGCCACATCGACATCTGCAGTTCCTCCCCGTTGAGGCGATGCGGCAACAGCCCGAGTGCGAGGGATGGAGTCCTCTCATTGACCagttctcttcttctcctaCCCAATCGCACTCCAACAAGTCCGTCCCGTTAACCCTCCAACAATTCCCAATTGCGGCTTACGCTCTACCCATTCCGTCCAATCCATCGCCAGATACCCTCTTCTCTATATATCAGACATTATACCACGCAGCTGTGGCAGCGACACAAGGGAGAGACGCACACCAAGGCCCTACCACACAACCTCCTCCGACGGGACCGTCGTTGATTAGTTACAATCTGGCCATGACGCTCTCAACGATGATGATTTGTCCCCGGCGACATGAGACTGCTACCGTGCCAGTTGACTCGGACGCGGCGGTCGATATTCTTGACTTTGGTGTTGTTTCTTTGAACGGCACGATTCTGGCGGGCACGCTTATGGTTAAAGCCGAGAGTGAGTGGGATACTTTGAGGGAGAACCCGGAGCTTTTGACGAAGGTGCTGGAGTGGATCGGGTTTCCCAGGACTGACTCGAGGGGATCGTCTTATTTGTGATTATGACATAGTGCTTGGCTAGATGTGGAGCAGAGAATAACTgtaaaaagaaaaagcagaaTACGTATGCCTTGTCCATGACTTTGAGTGGAACAGTGATGTGTAAagcctcttttcttctaaCCTCGAAGAGGTAAATAACTCTACCACCAGTCTAAAACATACAGATGACAGAAGCAAAACAGACACAATTGGCAAGAACCCCAAACACCATGGTAATCCGACACAGCAGTACCGACCTGACCAGCTGAGAGTGTTCCCAAACGAAGTGCacacaagacaagacaagacacTCCCACAATCAACGCATCTGAAAAACATGCAGTGGAAAAATTAAACCTGGATATTGTTAAGCTCACACCACTTCTTCTTACAAGTCGCATTCCCAAAATGATACGATCCGCCATGGCTCCAGATATGCTGCGCGACTTTCTTCCACGACACCTTGGGCAGGATCTCTGCGCTCTTGCGCGGTGGGCCCCGAGAAGACGAAAACCCACTGAATTCCGAGAAGCAGGCGTTGACTGCTTCGATGAGGAGCTTGACCTGATCCACCATGTCGGTCAGCCACTATAACTGATCATACAAAATCATTTCAGGGTAGGGTTGTAAACTCACATCCTCCTCATGCCACTTCGGCTTCCTCACCCGCTGCTCTTTCGCTTTAGTGAGAGTGCGAAACCTGCCCCGAAGCGTCGACTCGGCTTCCTTGAACCCGCCAAGGCGCTTGATATCCTTGTACGATAGTCCGCGCCGCTTCCAGTCGATCAGGAAGGCGTTGCGCGAGTCGGTGTAGTGCAGACCGACTGTGATTCCTGATGTGTCTTGACATGGCTGTGAAGAGGATGAATGGACGTCCTCTGTTGCCGAGGGGGTTTGGCTGCGCTCCTGTAACTTTTGGTCAAGGGCGTGACTGTTACTGTTGTCGACGAATATCGACTCGGTGTTTGGGTGGTTATGGTTAGAGCAAGGCTGCAGTTCCCATCCGTGACTGAAGGAGGGCCTGAGTGCAACAAATGAGCGGTGACTGTTATCGCTGgttgttggcgaggatggagACATGGAGGAGACAGGATACTGTTGTAGGGCGTGCATCTCGTGTGCACGAGTGACAACTGGGCTAGCCACGAGCTGCTCACTGGCGGTGCTGATATTCGGCACGGACCAGTCATCGCTGTAATACCCAGCATTTGCCAGCCCTAAATCTTCGGTTGAAGAGTCTGGGATGGAGCACGAGCGCCACATCTCGGCACTGCTTGTCATTGTCAATGGAAGCCAGCcggggctgctgctgtcaGCTGTAGAGCATGTCGAGCCGAAGCTcttctggatatcatcgtcTGCCAGAGGCTGAAACCAGACACCGCTAGGAATGGCGGGTATGTCTTGCGGCAAGTCCACAAAATCAAAGGATGACGAGAGTGATGGTATCTCCTCGGTCCTGGTGAGGAGAGAAAAGTTGTTTGATGTTTGAAAGACGGGAGTTGGTTGAACTAGAGGGCAAGTGTTACTGGCTGCCATTGTGTTGAAGGACTGGTCGATGTGTTCCAGAGATTCGTAGATGTATTTTGCTTGAGGATAAGCCTTTATGTCTGGCTCGGACATCATAGCAGTGCTCGGAGTCTGCAAGactggctggtggtgaagcgCCAGATTTTCTGGGATATATGGAAGTTCTACTCTCATCGGGAGAGTATATGGTCGTTTTTGAGACATTCTTGACATGGTGTTGTTTCGAGAATAAAGATGTCTTCGAGGTaggtgttgttgttgttgttgttgccgTCGATGCAGTGCGGTGTCtgagtggtggtggtataTTGGAGAAAATGAAGAAGCCCTACCACCCAAA of the Penicillium psychrofluorescens genome assembly, chromosome: 1 genome contains:
- a CDS encoding uncharacterized protein (ID:PFLUO_002066-T1.cds;~source:funannotate), which gives rise to MLAMESTRSRPAQQYFQQMAMDPNLVDVFAHPMESVVPYTTSYYDTPAIFAESDLHKISSMPTTPPAAQPSEPFSSAPSIPSASSSAIGSPYSGTAQAFQDNWVNTGYGLGLPSAVMNDPMSNEYMGSTIDMDGFYQEKFPDNFVVDPSLIQPVQSAPGFSPPLISYPEQPNPTYSAVPNNFLPHSPAGSSVPYGENVDRFSPQLHPEPRPGMLSASSHSRPVSAYDRRSSISSIRSRHTQQSPALSSLEPDEETREKGQCPHPDCGRVFKDLKAHMLTHQSERPEKCPIVNCDYHIKGFARKYDKNRHTLTHYKGTMVCGFCPGSGSSVEKSFNRADVFKRHLTSVHGVEQTPPNCRKRSPTASTKKGMNYGSDATGKCSTCSATFSNAQDFYEHLDDCVLRVVQQEEPSEAINQQRLAEVAADDEVKKTMEKHQLVDAAGPVDHSDDNYDHDEDDSHDSSNWRAGRGALKSSKANTSAPSRPIIGSGNAVSKPSSSNTNTKGARTVPTRRRNNRGNYPQSWGCPNGSMKTKKRVLCVFDGQRRLWKDEMMLNNDFEVRLRLPGGAGDGTNRDAYVTDLDMETMKRAEGLLDATDDERGPWFEGPEAHMMGQPAMLLPELGAHDDEISIHDLMG
- a CDS encoding uncharacterized protein (ID:PFLUO_002067-T1.cds;~source:funannotate), with protein sequence MQLGLSENLSALVARRFIAAKEGGHLVFSSTHLSTINAAGISYQLRYCPALAKKPTNSAAKPSAGSNPKPPKPDPFADPSPDLLVAQFPPSRPTHALVLNKFPVIPDHFILATTEWRSQTDLLDKDDLEATYECLRAWPAQNHNPEGRLFAFFNSGDESGASQPHRHLQFLPVEAMRQQPECEGWSPLIDQFSSSPTQSHSNKSVPLTLQQFPIAAYALPIPSNPSPDTLFSIYQTLYHAAVAATQGRDAHQGPTTQPPPTGPSLISYNLAMTLSTMMICPRRHETATVPVDSDAAVDILDFGVVSLNGTILAGTLMVKAESEWDTLRENPELLTKVLEWIGFPRTDSRGSSYL
- a CDS encoding uncharacterized protein (ID:PFLUO_002068-T1.cds;~source:funannotate), with translation MMSEPDIKAYPQAKYIYESLEHIDQSFNTMAASNTCPLVQPTPVFQTSNNFSLLTRTEEIPSLSSSFDFVDLPQDIPAIPSGVWFQPLADDDIQKSFGSTCSTADSSSPGWLPLTMTSSAEMWRSCSIPDSSTEDLGLANAGYYSDDWSVPNISTASEQLVASPVVTRAHEMHALQQYPVSSMSPSSPTTSDNSHRSFVALRPSFSHGWELQPCSNHNHPNTESIFVDNSNSHALDQKLQERSQTPSATEDVHSSSSQPCQDTSGITVGLHYTDSRNAFLIDWKRRGLSYKDIKRLGGFKEAESTLRGRFRTLTKAKEQRVRKPKWHEEDWLTDMVDQVKLLIEAVNACFSEFSGFSSSRGPPRKSAEILPKVSWKKVAQHIWSHGGSYHFGNATCKKKWCELNNIQV